From Panicum hallii strain FIL2 chromosome 2, PHallii_v3.1, whole genome shotgun sequence, a single genomic window includes:
- the LOC112882630 gene encoding peptidyl-prolyl cis-trans isomerase CYP19-3-like, with product MAKNPKVFFDILIGKAKAGRVVMELFADKVPRTAENFRCLCTGEKGLGVSGKPLHYKGSTFHRIIPSFMCQGGDFTRGNGTGGESIYGAKFADENFKLRHTGPGVLSMANAGPNTNGSQFFICTMQTPWLDGKHVVFGQVVDGYGVVQKMEAVGSGTGATAERVLIEDCGQLADE from the coding sequence ATGGCCAAGAACCCCAAGGTTTTCTTCGACATCCTCATCGGCAAGGCCAAGGCCGGCCGCGTCGTCATGGAGCTCTTCGCCGACAAGGTCCCCAGGACGGCCGAGAACTTCCGCTGCCTGTGCACGGGCGAGAAGGGCCTGGGCGTCTCGGGGAAGCCGCTGCACTACAAGGGCTCCACCTTCCACCGCATCATCCCCAGCTTCATGTGCCAgggcggcgacttcacccgcGGCAACGGCACCGGAGGGGAGTCCATCTACGGCGCCAAGTTCGCCGACGAGAACTTCAAGCTGCGCCACACGGGACCCGGCGTGCTCTCCATGGCCAACGCCGGGCCCAACACCAACGGCTCCCAGTTCTTCATCTGTACCATGCAGACCCCCTGGCTCGACGGCAAGCACGTCGTCTTCGGCCAGGTCGTCGACGGCTACGGCGTCGTGCAGAAGATGGAGGCCGTCGGCTCCGGGACAGGAGCAACGGCCGAGCGCGTCCTCATCGAGGATTGCGGCCAGCTAGCCGACGAATGA
- the LOC112882629 gene encoding uncharacterized protein LOC112882629: MAKRILSCARLITLHRPNLPPALSRLLSHGPTAPATSEPEDKGKKKAAAAAAAVVVEAAAASRREDPEVRARDGSEEDDEDAGLPWRSWTPDVAWLSKALEPALHLYKQYNWKPFASTGGGENIPASTRTFSEILSDLQRSKISIKDWSLSDLTVGLYLIYLSQASSKHAEAFKGVQISSNKMVQELIYHLELARGCYKGNATGLARYSMLRKRNVVKFVKESSILRPGYYIGIDPRAKLVILGIRGTHTVYDLVTDLIALSDKKVSPKGFSTHFGTYEAARWYLRHELGIIRKCLEKHKDYKLRLVGHSLGGASAALLAIMLRKKSKEELGFSPDIISAVGFGTPPCISKEAAESCASYVSTVVLQDDVIPRLSAASLARLRNEILKTDWVSVLEKEDLKHIVDIVTNAKLVVSSIQDVARKLGDYAKIVSVSTNSDVAKNPADSRKVLSSDSTNDVFVPEDLFLPGTLYYLQRDIEDINGMEDESYTLWKGDPGENFQRILLSGNLISDHRCESIYYALREVLKTLPPLPQDD; this comes from the exons ATGGCGAAACGCATCCTCTCCTGCGCCCGACTCATTACGCTCCACCGTCCCAACCTGCCTCCCGCGCTCTCCCGCCTACTCTCCCACGGCCCAACCGCCCCGGCGACTAGCGAACCAGAGGACAAGGGCAAAaagaaggcggcggccgcggcggcggctgtcGTGGTGGAGGCGGCTGCCGCGAGCCGGAGGGAGGACCCCGAGGTCAGAGCGAGGGATGGgtcggaggaggacgacgaggatGCCGGCCTCCCCTGGAGGAGCTGGACGCCCGACGTCGCGTGGCTCTCCAAAGCCCTCGAGCCCGCCCTGCacctctacaagcaatacaactGGAAGCCTTTCGCAT CTACTGGTGGAGGGGAGAACATCCCTGCAAGCACCAGGACATTTAGCGAAATTCTAAGTGATCTCCAGAGAAGTAAGATAAGCATCAAGGACTGGAGCCTTAGTGATCTTACTGTTGGCCTTTACCTCATTTACCTCAGCCAAGCTTCCTCTAAGCATGCTGAAGCCTTCAAGGGTGTTCAGATATCTTCCAATAAGATG GTTCAAGAATTAATTTATCACCTTGAACTTGCAAGAGGTTGCTATAAAGGTAATGCAACTGGGCTTGCACGGTATAGCATGCTTCGGAAGAGAAATGTTGTAAAGTTTGTGAAAGAATCTAGTATTTTGAGGCCTGGATATTACATTGGCATTGATCCACGAGCTAAATTGGTGATTCTTGGGATTCGTGGGACTCATACGGTGTATGATCTTGTTACTGATTTGATTGCTTTAAGCGATAAGAAGGTATCACCCAAAGGTTTCTCAACACACTTTGGAACATATGAGGCTGCCCGTTGGTACCTTCGTCATGAGCTGGGAATAATCAGGAAATGTTTGGAGAAGCACAAG GACTACAAGTTGCGGTTGGTAGGGCACTCCCTTGGAGGAGCTTCAGCAGCGTTGCTTGCTATAATGCTTCGGAAGAAGTCAAAGGAGGAGCTTGGTTTCAGTCCGGACATTATTTCTGCTGTTGGATTCGGAACACCACCTTGTATATCAAAGGAAGCTGCTGAAAGTTGTGCAAGTTATGTCTCTACTGTTGTGCTCCAG GATGATGTTATACCTAGGCTCAGTGCAGCTTCTCTGGCAAGACTGCGAAATGAAATACTTAAAACAGATTG GGTAAGTGTTCTGGAAAAGGAAGACTTGAAGCATATAGTCGACATCGTGACTAACGCCAAGCTTGTCGTTTCGTCAATTCAAGATGTGGCGCGTAAACTTGGTGATTATGCCAAAATTGTATCAGTATCAACGAACTCTG ATGTTGCCAAAAATCCAGCTGACTCGAGGAAGGTGTTGTCATCGGATAGTACAAATGATGTGTTTGTGCCAGAGGATCTCTTCCTTCCTGGGACTCTGTATTACCTTCAGAGGGATATTGAGGATATAAACGGCATGGAAGACGAATCATACACGCTCTGGAAAGGTGATCCAGGGGAAAATTTTCAGAGGATACTGCTGTCTGGCAACTTGATATCTGATCACAGATGTGAAAGCATATATTACGCTCTGAGGGAGGTGCTCAAGACACTGCCACCGCTACCGCAGGATGACTGA
- the LOC112883498 gene encoding uncharacterized protein LOC112883498: protein MYYSVEKFRLAYAQLIPAMEDKSQWPQSCHGFFMHPPLLKATAGRRKTERYKGCTEKTKKGQHKCPICKDYGHHWPSCKKGNPEDIAALLAVRGPPKKKRKTTKVSTEESIVLFYGEAPASSMTFPPSQSVQPTTKKKIRKGTLDSGDSIRSKSAGSAGSTDQPEPISSEFPMARENPLVAAKEKGNKLANKAKEKGKLMKPKAKKQTEDKGKKNDVSFESPAMATRSKKIDSCSPAMSTRSKRQLNL, encoded by the exons ATGTATTACTCAGTTGAAAAATTTAGATTAGCTTATGCTCAACTAATCCCAGCTATGGAGGACAAGTCACAGTGGCCTCAATCTTGCCATGGGTTTTTCATGCATCCACCTTTGTTAAAGGCCACAGCTGGTAGGAGAAAGACAGAAAGATACAAAGGTTGTACGGAGAAGACAAAGAAAGGACAGCACAAATGTCCTATCTGTAAAGATTATGGGCATCACTGGCCAAGTTGCAAGAAGGGCAACCCAGAGGATATTGCAGCACTGCTGGCTGTTAG AGGACCaccaaagaagaagagaaagactaCCAAGGTATCAACTGAGGAAAGTATAGTACTTTTTTATGGTGAAGCACCAGCATCCTCTATGACTTTTCCACCAAG CCAAAGTGTGCAACCTACAACTAAGAAGAAAATTAGAAAAGGCACATTAGATTCTGGAGACTCAATCAG atccAAGTCAGCAGGTAGTGCAGGTAGTACAGACCAGCCTGAGCCCATTAGCTCTGAGTTTCCCATGGCTAGGGAAAATCCACTTGTTGCAGCCAAAGAAAAAGGAAACAAGCTAGCTAACAAGgctaaagaaaagggaaagctCATGAAGCCCAAAGCCAAGAAGCAAACTGAAGACAAAGGAAAGAAGAACGATGTGTCATTTGAAAGCCCTGCAATGGCCACAAGAAGCAAAAAAATTGATTCTTGCAGCCCTGCAATGAGCACAAGAAGCAAAAGACAGCTCAATTTGTGA